The Tumebacillus sp. BK434 genome segment GCGACATTGATCGCCGACCCCAAGCAGGTCAGCCCAGAACTGCTCGATGCGTGGGTGCGCAGCGTGAACTCGCATTCGCTGACCGATCTGCTGACCGTCAACCTCGCCGGCAAGACGAAGCACGTCCGGGCGCTGATGGAGCTGTGGATCGGTGAGCAGGACGCCGAGTTTGTCGGCCGTGCCGGCTGGCAGATGCTTGGGCAGATGGCGCTGAGCAAAGAGGCGTACCCCGATGAGCTGTTCGTGCCGTATCTCGCGGTGATTGAGCAGCGGATTCACAGCAGCAAGAACCGGATCCGGGAAGCGATGAACACTACCTTGATCTCGATTGGCGGGCGCAACGATGCGTTGGAAGCGCTGGCAATCGCCGCAGCCAAGCGGATTGGCGTCGTCGTGGTCGACCACGGCGACACCGCCTGCAAAACGCCCGACGCCGTCGCGTACATGCAGCGGATGAAAGAACGGAAGTTGGCGAAGGCCAAGCGCTGAGGAAGATGCCTGCAGGAAACGATGGGGAACTGCACGCGATAAGATGTTCAAAATTAAAGGATCAATACAACCATGCTCCTCCCGATCGAAGCGGCGCTGTAGCATGATGATC includes the following:
- a CDS encoding DNA alkylation repair protein encodes the protein MDLQTVMARLEELGTEQARKTYLRHGLGENTFGVSFANMKALAKEIKKDQALAEQLWETGNYEARNMATLIADPKQVSPELLDAWVRSVNSHSLTDLLTVNLAGKTKHVRALMELWIGEQDAEFVGRAGWQMLGQMALSKEAYPDELFVPYLAVIEQRIHSSKNRIREAMNTTLISIGGRNDALEALAIAAAKRIGVVVVDHGDTACKTPDAVAYMQRMKERKLAKAKR